A part of Biomphalaria glabrata chromosome 3, xgBioGlab47.1, whole genome shotgun sequence genomic DNA contains:
- the LOC129925121 gene encoding dentin sialophosphoprotein-like has translation MIGEETYSAKATKGSCLCDPYCELFCDPFCDPFSDSFCDPFCVYHKEERRLVKTGTWLLLREKKQQQKKKASEKKQKKTASCPDLQSQYNKRINVNMFRFHLLIMSASEKCTYQNKSFFFSCLDTNSSSDSPSVSPSSSSSDSPSGSPSSSSSDSPSSSSSDSPSGSPSSSSSDSPSSSPSSSSSDSPSSSPSSSSSDSPSGSPSSSSSDSPSVSPSSSSSDSPSGSTSSSSSESPSSSSSDSPSGSPSSSSSDSPSVSPSSSSSDSPSGSPSSSSSDSPSSSSSDSPSGSPSSSSSDSPSGSPSSSSSDSPSVSPSSSSSDSPSGSPSSSSSDSPSSSSSDSPSGSPSSSSSDSPSGSPSSSSSDSPSGSPSSSSSDSPSSSPSSSSSGSPSSSSSDSFSGSPSSSSSDSPSGSPSSSSSDSPSGSPSSSSSDSPSGSPSSSSSNSPSGSPSSSPSDSPSGSPFWSSH, from the exons ATGATAGGCGAAGAGACCTATTCTGCCAAGGCGACCAAAGGCAGTTGTCTATG TGATCCATACTGTGAACTATTCTGTGATCCATTTTGTGATCCATTCAGTGATTCATTCTGTGATCCATTCTGTGTCTACCATAAAGAAGAAAGGCGACTTGTGAAAACCGGTACATGGTTACTG CTTCgggagaaaaaacaacaacaaaaaaaaaaggcttcggaaaaaaaacaaaaaaaaactgcctcTTGTCCTGACCTTCAAAGTCAATATAACAAAAGAATTAATGTGAACATGTTCAGATTTCATTTACTTATCATGTCCGCTTCTGAAAAATGTACTTATCAGAACAaaagctttttcttttcttgtttggACACAAA TTCATCTTCTGATTCACCATCTGTTTCACCTTCTAGTTCATCTTCTGATTCACCTTCTGGTTCACCTTCTAGTTCATCTTCTGATTCACCTTCTAGTTCATCTTCTGATTCACCTTCTGGTTCACCTTCCAGTTCATCTTCTGATTCACCTTCTAGTTCACCTTCTAGTTCATCTTCTGATTCACCTTCTAGTTCACCTTCTAGTTCATCTTCTGATTCACCTTCTGGTTCACCTTCTAGTTCATCTTCTGATTCCCCATCTGTTTCACCTTCTAGTTCATCTTCTGATTCACCTTCTGGTTCAACTTCTAGTTCATCTTCTGAATCACCTTCTAGTTCATCTTCTGATTCACCTTCTGGTTCCCCTTCTAGTTCATCTTCTGATTCACCATCTGTTTCACCTTCTAGTTCATCTTCTGATTCACCTTCTGGTTCACCTTCTAGTTCATCTTCTGATTCACCTTCTAGTTCATCTTCTGATTCACCTTCTGGTTCACCTTCTAGTTCATCTTCTGATTCACCTTCTGGTTCCCCTTCTAGTTCATCTTCTGATTCACCATCTGTTTCACCTTCTAGTTCATCTTCTGATTCACCTTCTGGTTCACCTTCTAGTTCATCTTCTGATTCACCTTCTAGTTCATCTTCTGATTCACCTTCTGGTTCACCTTCTAGTTCATCTTCTGATTCACCTTCTGGTTCACCTTCTAGTTCATCTTCTGATTCACCTTCTGGTTCACCTTCTAGTTCATCTTCTGATTCACCTTCTAGTTCACCTTCTAGTTCATCTTCTGGTTCACCTTCTAGTTCATCTTCTGATTCATTTTCTGGTTCACCTTCTAGTTCATCTTCTGATTCACCTTCTGGTTCACCTTCTAGTTCATCTTCTGATTCACCTTCTGGTTCACCTTCTAGTTCATCTTCTGATTCACCTTCTGGCTCACCTTCTAGTTCATCTTCTAATTCACCTTCTGGTTCACCTTCTAGTTCACCTTCTGATTCACCCTCTGGTTCCCCCTTCTGGTCATCTCATTGA